A region from the Variovorax paradoxus genome encodes:
- a CDS encoding GIY-YIG nuclease family protein: MNLPPETKRALVRKYKDTVLPAGVFVIRNTLSGRIHVAGSLDVEGAMNRARFELGLRSHRNKALVSDWAAHGAEHFSFEVIDRVKERDDPAFDRAAELEKLLALWREELQCHGDRGYDAP, encoded by the coding sequence ATGAACCTGCCACCAGAGACGAAGCGCGCCCTCGTCAGGAAATACAAGGACACGGTGCTCCCCGCGGGCGTCTTCGTCATTCGCAACACGCTGAGCGGCCGCATTCATGTGGCCGGAAGCCTCGATGTCGAGGGCGCGATGAACCGGGCCCGCTTCGAACTCGGCCTGCGTTCGCACCGCAACAAGGCCTTGGTGAGCGACTGGGCCGCGCATGGCGCCGAACACTTCAGCTTCGAGGTGATCGACCGGGTCAAGGAACGCGACGACCCGGCCTTCGACCGCGCCGCCGAGCTGGAGAAACTCCTCGCGCTCTGGCGCGAGGAACTCCAGTGCCACGGCGACCGGGGCTACGACGCGCCATGA
- a CDS encoding amino acid ABC transporter ATP-binding protein, translated as MNNDIARAPARKNADQPPVLVYEEVRKLYGDFVALNGVSLQVHKGEVMCLIGPSGSGKSTLLRCTNALETINGGRVLIDGVPLPVQESAVRKVRQRMGMVFQSFELFPHKSALDNVAMGPITVLGMREAEAKARAMALLEKVGLSAKAGSFPANLSGGQQQRVAIARALAMEPEVMLFDEPTSALDPETVGEVLSVMQKLAQEGMTMIVVTHEMGFARRVADWVVVFESGAIIEQGPPAQIFEHPTVERTRDFLGHLGWNG; from the coding sequence ATGAACAACGACATCGCCCGCGCCCCCGCGCGCAAGAACGCCGACCAGCCGCCGGTGCTGGTCTATGAAGAGGTGCGCAAGCTTTATGGCGACTTCGTGGCGCTCAACGGCGTCTCGCTGCAGGTCCACAAGGGCGAGGTGATGTGCCTGATCGGCCCTTCGGGCTCGGGCAAGTCCACGCTGCTGCGCTGTACCAACGCGCTGGAAACCATCAACGGCGGGCGCGTGCTGATCGACGGCGTGCCGCTGCCCGTGCAGGAGTCGGCGGTGCGCAAGGTGCGCCAGCGCATGGGCATGGTGTTCCAGAGCTTCGAGCTGTTCCCGCACAAGTCCGCGCTCGACAACGTGGCCATGGGCCCCATCACCGTGCTGGGCATGCGCGAGGCCGAGGCCAAGGCGCGCGCCATGGCGCTGCTGGAGAAGGTCGGGCTGTCCGCCAAGGCCGGCAGCTTCCCGGCCAACCTTTCCGGCGGCCAGCAGCAGCGCGTGGCGATTGCCCGCGCGCTGGCCATGGAGCCGGAGGTGATGCTGTTCGACGAGCCCACTTCCGCGCTCGACCCCGAAACCGTGGGCGAAGTGCTCAGCGTGATGCAGAAGCTCGCCCAGGAAGGCATGACCATGATCGTGGTCACGCATGAAATGGGCTTTGCGCGGCGCGTGGCCGACTGGGTGGTGGTGTTCGAGTCCGGCGCCATCATCGAACAGGGGCCGCCCGCGCAGATCTTCGAGCACCCCACCGTGGAGCGCACGCGCGACTTCCTCGGCCACCTCGGCTGGAACGGCTGA
- a CDS encoding MATE family efflux transporter, whose translation MRTTPENASTGQSGLQGTSVAPVGAPRALWKTFLFFLAPMLLSNILQSMSGTINNIYIGQMIGVGALAAVSSFFPVMFFFIAFVIGLGAGASVLIGQAWGARDAAKAKAIAGTALSVGILLGLAVAVFGGAFTTPLLSLLGTPPDVLADSTRYARIMLIAMPGLFVFLLSTAMLRGVGDTVTPLLTLLISTGTGLVVTPALIRGWGGLPQLGVASAAWASVLAFVLATLWLGWRLRRRGSPLAPDAQFFRHLRIDPKLLKAVLKVGIPTGVQMIVVALAEVALLSLVNSYGSSATAAYGAVNQVVAYVQFPAISIAITASILGAQAIGAGRADRLGAIARTALLMNLVLTGGLVLLGYLFSRHLMGFFITSAPVIEIAQTLLHIMLWSLVIFGMAAAISGIMRASGSVLVPTAISILCLIGIEVPVAWFMSHRIGLNGIWWAYPVTFGAMLLLQTAYYRLVWRKKAIRRMV comes from the coding sequence ATGAGAACGACCCCCGAGAACGCAAGCACAGGCCAGAGCGGCCTTCAAGGCACGTCGGTGGCGCCCGTCGGTGCGCCGCGCGCGCTGTGGAAGACCTTCCTGTTCTTCCTCGCGCCGATGCTGCTCAGCAACATCCTGCAGTCCATGTCGGGCACCATCAACAACATCTACATCGGCCAGATGATCGGCGTCGGCGCGCTGGCGGCCGTGTCGAGTTTCTTCCCGGTGATGTTCTTCTTCATCGCCTTTGTCATCGGGCTGGGCGCCGGCGCCTCGGTGCTGATCGGCCAGGCCTGGGGCGCGCGCGACGCCGCCAAGGCCAAGGCCATCGCGGGCACCGCGCTGTCGGTCGGCATCCTGCTCGGGCTGGCGGTGGCCGTGTTCGGCGGCGCCTTCACGACGCCGCTGCTTTCCTTGCTGGGCACGCCGCCCGACGTGCTGGCCGACTCCACGCGCTATGCGCGCATCATGCTGATCGCGATGCCGGGGCTGTTCGTGTTCCTGCTTTCCACCGCCATGTTGCGCGGCGTCGGCGACACGGTCACTCCGCTGCTCACGCTGCTGATCTCCACCGGAACCGGCCTCGTCGTCACGCCCGCGCTCATCCGCGGCTGGGGCGGCCTGCCGCAACTGGGCGTCGCGAGCGCCGCCTGGGCCTCGGTGCTGGCCTTCGTGCTCGCCACGCTGTGGCTGGGCTGGCGCCTGCGCCGCCGCGGCAGCCCGCTGGCGCCCGATGCGCAATTCTTCCGCCACCTGCGCATCGACCCCAAGCTGCTGAAAGCCGTGCTCAAGGTGGGCATACCCACGGGCGTGCAGATGATCGTGGTGGCGCTGGCCGAGGTGGCGCTGCTCTCGCTGGTCAACAGCTATGGCTCCAGCGCCACCGCGGCCTATGGCGCGGTGAACCAGGTGGTGGCCTACGTGCAGTTCCCGGCCATCTCGATCGCCATCACGGCGTCGATCCTGGGCGCACAGGCCATCGGCGCGGGCCGCGCCGACCGGCTGGGCGCCATCGCCAGGACCGCGCTGCTGATGAACCTGGTGCTGACCGGCGGCCTGGTGCTGCTGGGCTACCTGTTCTCGCGCCACCTCATGGGCTTCTTCATCACCAGCGCGCCGGTGATCGAGATTGCGCAGACGCTGCTGCACATCATGCTGTGGAGCCTGGTGATCTTCGGCATGGCCGCGGCCATCTCGGGGATCATGCGGGCCAGCGGTTCGGTGCTGGTGCCCACGGCCATCTCGATCCTCTGCCTGATCGGCATCGAGGTGCCCGTGGCCTGGTTCATGAGCCACCGCATCGGGCTCAACGGCATCTGGTGGGCCTACCCCGTGACCTTCGGCGCGATGCTGCTGCTGCAGACGGCCTACTACCGGCTGGTGTGGCGCAAGAAGGCGATCCGGCGGATGGTGTAG
- a CDS encoding MarR family winged helix-turn-helix transcriptional regulator, whose amino-acid sequence MSIDPLDLCLNIGRAHASLNLKLQEELGAFHGLNYEDFTLLHALLCAEGGRMAMTELSRTLGLPMSALVRKMVLLEKTGLAERTAGAIEDNRRHATIRPSGKKLMQAAVTTVEAICADTVKSLAPQSLPQINATLLAFCHDDTPKV is encoded by the coding sequence ATGAGCATCGATCCGCTGGACTTGTGCCTCAACATCGGCCGTGCCCACGCCAGCCTGAACCTGAAGCTCCAAGAGGAGTTGGGCGCCTTCCACGGCCTGAACTACGAAGACTTCACTTTGCTCCATGCGCTCCTGTGCGCCGAAGGCGGCCGCATGGCGATGACCGAGCTTTCGCGCACCTTGGGGTTGCCGATGTCGGCGCTGGTTCGCAAAATGGTCCTGCTCGAAAAAACAGGACTGGCCGAACGCACGGCCGGCGCGATCGAAGACAACCGCCGCCATGCAACCATCCGCCCCAGCGGCAAAAAATTGATGCAAGCTGCGGTCACGACCGTTGAAGCCATCTGCGCCGATACGGTGAAATCGCTGGCCCCGCAAAGCCTGCCGCAAATCAACGCCACGCTCCTTGCGTTTTGCCACGACGACACGCCGAAGGTCTGA
- a CDS encoding mannitol dehydrogenase family protein, protein MPDRLNPGTLAALPPAVARPAYDRASLEAGIVHLGVGAFQRAHLAAVTEAALHASGDLRWGIAGVSLRSAETRDALAPQDGLYTLALRDVDEAGMPRASLQVIGCLLGVQVAPEDPAAVLARIAHPATRIVSLTVTEKGYCHDPATGALRADHPDVLHDLARPDAPRGTLGFLVSGLRLRQLRGLAPVTLLSLDNLPSNGHLLRGLVLDFAQRVDPQLARWIAEHCSFPCSMVDRIVPRTTDADRAQVNAALGLEDAWPVVGERFLEWVVEDDFAAGRPAWDAGGARFVADARPFETLKLRMVNGAHSALAYLGAMAGLDTVDRAVATPALHRYLDGLMRNEIAPTLPALPGLDLDAYRQRLLERFANPALAHRTAQIAMDGSQKLPQRLLGTVRDRLAAGASIDRLALAVAAWLHYLRGVDELGRRHEIQDPLADALAERCAAAERAAAAAEPARADEARVAAFAAFAPVFGNDLGSNARFISAVARQLRALRELGVHETLAVQA, encoded by the coding sequence ATGCCCGACAGGCTGAATCCCGGGACGCTGGCCGCGCTGCCGCCCGCGGTGGCGCGCCCCGCCTACGACCGCGCCTCGCTCGAGGCCGGCATCGTCCACCTGGGCGTCGGCGCGTTCCAGCGCGCCCACCTGGCCGCCGTCACCGAGGCGGCGCTGCATGCCAGCGGCGACCTGCGCTGGGGCATCGCGGGGGTGTCGCTGCGCAGCGCCGAAACGCGCGATGCGCTCGCGCCGCAGGACGGCCTCTACACGCTCGCACTGCGCGACGTGGACGAGGCCGGCATGCCGCGTGCGTCGCTGCAGGTCATCGGCTGCCTGCTCGGCGTGCAGGTCGCGCCCGAGGACCCGGCGGCGGTGCTCGCGCGCATCGCCCATCCCGCGACCCGCATCGTGAGCCTCACCGTCACGGAAAAAGGCTACTGCCACGACCCGGCCACCGGTGCGCTGCGCGCCGACCATCCCGACGTGCTGCACGACCTCGCGCGCCCCGATGCGCCGCGCGGCACGCTCGGCTTCCTGGTTTCGGGCCTGCGCCTGCGGCAGCTGCGCGGGCTGGCGCCGGTCACGCTGCTGTCGCTCGACAACCTGCCGTCCAACGGCCACCTGCTGCGCGGCCTGGTGCTGGACTTCGCGCAGCGCGTCGATCCGCAGCTGGCACGCTGGATTGCCGAACACTGCAGCTTCCCCTGTTCGATGGTGGACCGCATCGTCCCGCGCACCACCGACGCCGACCGCGCGCAGGTCAACGCCGCGCTCGGCCTGGAGGACGCCTGGCCGGTGGTCGGCGAGCGCTTTCTCGAATGGGTGGTGGAAGACGACTTCGCGGCCGGCCGCCCGGCCTGGGACGCGGGCGGCGCCCGCTTCGTGGCCGACGCGCGCCCCTTCGAGACACTGAAGCTGCGCATGGTCAACGGCGCGCATTCGGCACTCGCGTACCTCGGCGCCATGGCGGGCCTCGACACGGTCGACCGCGCGGTCGCCACCCCTGCCCTGCACCGCTACCTCGACGGGCTCATGCGCAACGAGATCGCGCCCACGCTGCCGGCGCTTCCCGGGCTGGACCTCGATGCGTACCGCCAACGCCTGCTCGAGCGCTTCGCCAACCCGGCGCTCGCGCACCGCACCGCGCAGATCGCGATGGACGGCTCGCAGAAGCTGCCGCAGCGCCTGCTGGGCACGGTGCGCGACCGGCTCGCCGCAGGCGCTTCGATCGACCGCCTTGCGCTGGCCGTCGCGGCCTGGCTGCACTACCTGCGCGGCGTGGACGAACTCGGCCGCCGCCACGAGATCCAGGATCCATTGGCCGACGCGCTGGCCGAACGATGTGCGGCGGCCGAACGCGCGGCAGCCGCTGCCGAGCCGGCACGGGCCGACGAAGCGCGCGTGGCTGCGTTCGCGGCTTTCGCGCCGGTGTTCGGCAATGACCTCGGAAGCAACGCGCGCTTCATCTCCGCCGTGGCCAGGCAGCTGCGTGCGCTGCGCGAGCTGGGTGTGCACGAGACGCTGGCGGTTCAGGCCTGA
- a CDS encoding amino acid ABC transporter permease, translating to MEFDFSPIADNWRFFASGLGVTVALSLISAVTSILAGLAIALLRLYGPGWLRPLLVFYIDSMRAIPVLVVLVWMYFAFPLLVGFTFAPFWAAVTALTLHIAAYAAEVIRAGIESIRPGQTRAALALGMSRAQLLRKVLLPQATIRMLPAFGSILTIAIKDTAIATVIAVPELMHRAETVAGQSYRPVEVFTAVMVAYFAILFPVTRGIDRLYHRVAHLGRS from the coding sequence ATGGAATTCGACTTTTCCCCGATTGCCGACAACTGGCGATTCTTCGCCAGCGGCCTGGGCGTGACGGTCGCGCTGAGCCTCATCAGCGCGGTCACCAGCATCCTCGCGGGCCTGGCGATCGCGCTGCTGCGGCTGTACGGCCCCGGCTGGCTGCGCCCGCTGCTCGTGTTCTACATCGACTCGATGCGCGCCATTCCGGTGCTGGTGGTGCTGGTGTGGATGTACTTCGCGTTCCCGCTGCTCGTGGGCTTCACCTTCGCGCCGTTCTGGGCCGCGGTGACCGCGCTGACGCTGCACATCGCGGCCTATGCGGCCGAGGTGATCCGCGCGGGCATCGAATCGATCCGGCCGGGCCAGACGCGTGCCGCATTGGCGCTGGGCATGTCGCGCGCGCAGCTGCTGCGCAAGGTGCTGCTGCCGCAGGCCACCATCCGCATGCTGCCGGCCTTCGGCTCGATCCTCACCATCGCCATCAAGGACACGGCCATTGCCACCGTGATCGCCGTGCCCGAGCTGATGCACCGCGCCGAAACCGTGGCGGGCCAAAGCTACCGGCCGGTGGAAGTGTTCACCGCGGTGATGGTGGCGTACTTCGCGATCCTGTTCCCGGTCACGCGCGGCATCGACCGGCTGTACCACCGCGTTGCGCACCTGGGGCGTTCATGA
- the manD gene encoding D-mannonate dehydratase ManD: MKITNARVIVCSPGRNFVTLKIETDEGLTGIGDATLNGRELSVAAYLTEHVIPCLIGRDAHQIEDIWQYLYKGAYWRRGPVTMTAIAAVDTALWDIKAKAAGLPLYQLLGGKSRTGVMVYGHANGSDIEHTVDEVLRYADAGYKAIRAQSGVPGLEKVYGVGKGTLFYEPADADLPSEHDWSTEKYLRHTPKLFERIREKLGFEHHLLHDVHHRLTPIEAGRLGKSLEPFNLFWMEDATPAENQDAFRLIRQHTTTPLAVGEIFNSIWDCKALIENQLIDYIRATVVHAGGITHLRRIADLASLYQVRTGCHGATDLSPVCMGAALHFDLWVPNFGIQEYMRHTEETDAVFPHAYTFDQGMLYPGDVPGHGVEIDEALAAKYPYKRAYLPVNRLQHDGTLWNW; the protein is encoded by the coding sequence ATGAAAATCACCAACGCCCGCGTCATCGTCTGTAGCCCCGGCCGCAACTTCGTCACCCTCAAGATCGAAACCGACGAAGGCCTGACCGGCATCGGCGACGCCACGCTCAACGGGCGCGAACTCTCCGTGGCCGCCTACCTCACCGAGCACGTCATTCCCTGCCTGATCGGACGCGACGCGCACCAGATCGAGGACATCTGGCAGTACCTCTACAAGGGCGCCTACTGGCGCCGCGGCCCGGTCACCATGACCGCCATCGCCGCCGTGGACACGGCCCTGTGGGACATCAAGGCCAAGGCCGCGGGCCTGCCGCTGTACCAGCTGCTCGGCGGCAAGAGCCGCACCGGCGTGATGGTCTACGGCCACGCCAACGGCAGCGACATCGAGCACACGGTGGACGAGGTGCTGCGCTATGCGGACGCCGGCTACAAGGCCATCCGCGCGCAAAGCGGCGTGCCGGGGCTGGAGAAGGTCTACGGCGTCGGCAAGGGCACTTTGTTCTACGAGCCGGCCGATGCCGACCTGCCCTCCGAGCACGACTGGTCCACCGAAAAGTACCTGCGCCACACGCCCAAGCTGTTCGAGCGCATCCGCGAGAAGCTCGGCTTCGAGCACCACCTGCTGCACGACGTGCACCATCGCCTGACGCCGATCGAGGCGGGCCGCCTGGGCAAGTCGCTCGAGCCCTTCAACCTCTTCTGGATGGAGGACGCGACGCCGGCCGAGAATCAGGATGCCTTCCGCCTGATCCGCCAGCACACCACCACGCCGCTGGCGGTGGGCGAGATCTTCAACTCCATCTGGGACTGCAAGGCGCTGATCGAGAACCAGCTGATCGACTACATCCGCGCCACCGTGGTCCATGCCGGCGGCATCACGCACCTGCGCCGCATCGCCGACCTGGCCTCGCTCTACCAGGTGCGCACCGGCTGCCACGGCGCCACCGACCTGTCGCCGGTGTGCATGGGCGCGGCGCTGCATTTCGACCTGTGGGTGCCGAATTTCGGCATCCAGGAGTACATGCGCCACACCGAAGAAACCGACGCCGTGTTCCCGCACGCCTACACCTTCGACCAGGGCATGCTCTACCCCGGCGACGTGCCCGGCCACGGCGTGGAGATCGACGAGGCGCTGGCCGCGAAGTACCCCTACAAGCGCGCCTACCTGCCGGTCAACCGCCTGCAGCACGACGGCACGCTGTGGAACTGGTGA
- a CDS encoding VOC family protein gives MQKIVPCLWFDRNGEDALKFYTAIFPNSRMTEKQLWGDENPSLKGSLLTAMFELDGQEFMVLNGGPQYKFTPAISMLVRCETQAEVDNYWERLLEGGGQPVQCGWLTDRYGVSWQVAPTPILRMFKDKDPAKAARAMQAMMKMIKLDIAEVQKAFDGE, from the coding sequence ATGCAGAAGATCGTTCCCTGCCTCTGGTTCGACCGCAACGGCGAAGACGCGCTCAAGTTCTACACCGCCATCTTTCCGAACTCGCGCATGACCGAAAAGCAGCTCTGGGGCGACGAGAACCCCAGCCTCAAGGGCTCGCTGCTCACCGCGATGTTCGAGCTCGACGGGCAGGAGTTCATGGTGCTCAACGGCGGGCCGCAGTACAAGTTCACCCCGGCCATCTCGATGCTCGTGAGATGCGAGACGCAGGCCGAGGTCGACAACTACTGGGAGAGGCTGCTCGAAGGCGGCGGCCAGCCGGTGCAGTGCGGCTGGCTCACAGACCGCTACGGCGTGTCGTGGCAGGTCGCGCCCACGCCCATCCTGCGCATGTTCAAGGACAAGGATCCGGCCAAGGCCGCCCGCGCGATGCAGGCGATGATGAAGATGATCAAGCTCGACATCGCCGAGGTGCAGAAAGCCTTCGACGGCGAGTGA
- a CDS encoding DUF2239 family protein has translation MPSDTPPINLIVFAGFKRIAQGRTADVLAQLRGRKDDDTPYLVFDEQTGEPLDFDVHNRAGVVTSAASAGAHDETPRGVGRPRLGVVAREVTLLPRHWDWLNRQPGGASVALRRLVQEASRVNADRDAVRASREATYRFMTAIAGALPGFEEATRALFAGEHERFEALIDAWPADLRTHLQKLSAAGWSTTA, from the coding sequence ATGCCATCCGACACGCCACCCATCAACCTGATTGTTTTCGCCGGCTTCAAGCGCATCGCGCAGGGACGCACGGCCGATGTGCTCGCGCAGTTGCGCGGACGCAAGGACGACGACACGCCTTACCTCGTGTTCGACGAACAGACCGGCGAGCCGCTCGACTTCGACGTGCACAACCGGGCCGGCGTCGTGACATCCGCTGCCAGCGCCGGGGCCCATGACGAAACCCCGCGCGGCGTAGGCCGTCCGAGGCTGGGCGTCGTGGCGCGCGAAGTCACCCTGCTTCCGCGTCACTGGGACTGGCTCAACCGCCAACCGGGCGGCGCTTCGGTCGCGTTGCGGCGCCTGGTGCAGGAGGCGAGCCGCGTCAATGCCGACCGCGATGCCGTGCGCGCATCGCGCGAAGCCACCTACCGCTTCATGACCGCCATCGCCGGCGCCCTGCCCGGCTTCGAGGAAGCCACGCGCGCGCTGTTCGCGGGCGAGCACGAGCGCTTCGAGGCACTGATCGACGCCTGGCCCGCGGACCTGCGCACCCATCTTCAAAAACTGTCCGCCGCCGGCTGGAGCACCACTGCATGA
- a CDS encoding amino acid ABC transporter permease, with protein sequence MTFDWSVIWTHRQALLEGAALTVGLTVLTMLLAVPGGIMLALMRLSSNRLLQSASLAFVEFFRNLPLILVIYWVFYVMPMAVEFQLSPLVTALVALVLNISAYNAETFRAGINSIRKGQMEAALAMGMSRRQAMFKVVIPQAGRRILPVIASTWVSLFKDTSLVSVIAVSELAYTAMQIRAQTFRVLEMLTAMAVLYWLMGYPQAKLVDWIHRTYGVKE encoded by the coding sequence ATGACTTTCGACTGGTCCGTGATCTGGACGCACCGCCAGGCTTTGCTCGAAGGCGCGGCGCTGACCGTGGGGCTCACGGTGCTGACCATGCTGCTGGCCGTGCCGGGCGGCATCATGCTGGCGCTGATGCGGCTGTCGTCGAACAGGCTGCTGCAGTCCGCCTCGCTCGCCTTCGTGGAGTTCTTCCGCAACCTGCCGCTGATCCTGGTGATCTACTGGGTTTTCTACGTGATGCCGATGGCGGTCGAGTTTCAGCTCTCGCCGCTCGTCACCGCGCTGGTGGCGCTGGTGCTCAACATCTCGGCCTACAACGCCGAGACCTTCCGCGCCGGCATCAATTCGATCCGCAAGGGGCAGATGGAAGCGGCGCTCGCCATGGGCATGTCGCGCCGCCAGGCCATGTTCAAGGTGGTCATCCCGCAGGCGGGGCGCCGCATCCTGCCGGTGATCGCGAGCACCTGGGTCTCGCTCTTCAAGGACACCTCGCTGGTGTCCGTCATCGCCGTGAGCGAACTGGCCTACACGGCGATGCAGATCCGCGCGCAGACCTTCCGCGTGCTGGAAATGCTGACCGCCATGGCCGTCCTCTACTGGCTGATGGGCTACCCGCAAGCCAAGCTGGTGGACTGGATCCACCGCACATACGGAGTCAAGGAATGA